The following proteins come from a genomic window of Daphnia carinata strain CSIRO-1 chromosome 8, CSIRO_AGI_Dcar_HiC_V3, whole genome shotgun sequence:
- the LOC130700097 gene encoding DDB1- and CUL4-associated factor 11-like: protein MISDDEDRESSNRDDTSSMSDEESDTDIATVLTQLIRSGRAHILSESNSVFEERNESFHDFLSGARLPFVDSPPDLSALEGTDLYISTCLSSGYYKHDNESQSSRITSLLLQRQVGMKWTGHFSGGDRSYIGHNYLPNKFKQVANCNHKMFCGTYSKDGNIFLSAAQDRVLRVFDTSKGGFDCIRKIPARDVGWSILDTAFSPDGRNIIYSSWSEAIHLCNIHDDVERHEVLPLCPELRRFCIFSLTFSQDGNEVLGGANDGCLYIYDCEKRQRTLRIDAHDEDVNTVAYADETSQILFSGADDGLCKVWDRRTLSENGEAKPVGILGGHVDGLTFVDSRGDGRHLITNSKDQSIKLWDMRKFSGSEVQQRTRTFMSSQSWDYSFQNVPWRLSCSKNKIAGDTSLMTYRGHSVLRTLIRCRFSPAFSTGQRYIYSGCAAGKVFIYDILTGIPAAVLTGHSDCVRDVSWHPYSMDIIDSAWDGRHYRWFHAAPDSEDDMDFDSEEYSTDSESNESNPGFRQRHSLHRDDDLVDGGGSREVRRSPRLAARATPQTARRTSQRQVSNRRPAL, encoded by the exons ATGATCTCTGACGACGAAGACAGAGAAAGCAGTAACAGAGACGATACGTCGTCTATGTCAGATGAAGAGTCTGATACCGACATAGCCACAGTTCTTACTCAGCTCATCAGGAG TGGTAGAGCTCATATACTCTCTGAAAGCAATTCTGTCTTTGAAGAGAGGAATGAATCTTTTCATGACTTTCTATCTGGTGCTCGATTACCCTTTGTTGACAGCCCACCTGATTTGTCAGCCCTTGAG ggCACTGATTTATATATATCAACATGTTTGTCATCTGGATATTACAAACATGACAACGAATCCCAATCCTCTCGAATCACGTCACTTTTACTTCAAAGGCAAGTTGGAATGAAATGGACAGGACATTTTTCTGGAGGAGACAGAAGTTACATTGGACACAACTATTTACCTAACAAATTCAAGCAGGTTGCAAACTGCAATCACAAAATGTTCTGTGGAACATATTCAAAGGATGGCAACATATTTCTCAGTGCTGCACAAG ATCGAGTTCTTCGAGTGTTTGACACCTCAAAAGGAGGCTTTGATTGCATAAGGAAAATTCCTGCACGAGATGTTGGCTGGAGCATCCTCGACACAGCTTTCAGTCCGGACGGTCGAAATATCATATACTCTAGTTGGTCGGAAGCTA TTCATCTTTGTAATATTCATGATGATGTGGAAAGACACGAAGTCCTTCCGCTTTGCCCTGAACTGCGGCGATTCTGTATTTTCAGCCTTACTTTTTCTCAAGATGGCAATGAAGTGTTGGGCGGGGCTAACGACGGCTGTTTGTACATTTACGATTGCGAAAAGCGTCAAAGAACCCTCAGA ATTGATGCCCACGATGAAGATGTAAACACTGTTGCTTATGCTGATGAAACGTCTCAGATCCTGTTTTCTGGGGCCGACGACGGATTATGCAAAGTGTGGGATCGCCGGACGTTGTCGGAAAATGGGGAGGCTAAACCTGTTGGGATTCTTGGTGGTCACGTGGATGGACTGACCTTCGTAGATTCGCGAGGTGATGGGAGACATCTCATCACAAACAGCAAAGATCAATCCATCaaact ATGGGATATGCGCAAGTTTTCTGGTTCCGAAGTACAGCAGCGGACGAGGACGTTTATGAGTTCCCAAAGTTGGGATTATAGTTTCCAAAACGTTCCATGGAGAC TGTCATGCTCGAAGAACAAAATCGCTGGTGATACTAGTTTGATGACCTACCGGGGACACAGTGTTTTAAGAACGTTAATTCGTTGCCGTTTTAGTCCTGCTTTCAGCACTGGCCAGCGCTATATCTACAGTGGCTGTGCAGCTGGGAAAGTGTTCA TTTATGATATCCTGACTGGAATACCCGCAGCCGTCCTCACAGGCCATTCTGACTGCGTGAGAGACGTTTCTTGGCACCCGTATTCAATGGATATCATCGATTcggca TGGGATGGCCGTCACTACAGGTGGTTTCATGCCGCACCAGATTCCGAGGATGATATGGATTTCGATTCCGAAGAGTACAGCACAGACAGTGAATCCAATGAATCAAATCCCGGTTTTAGGCAGAGACATAGTTTACATCGAGATGACGACTTGGTTGACGGCGGTGGTAGCCGCGAAGTTCGTAGGAGTCCACGTCTTGCTGCCCGGGCAACGCCCCAAACGGCTAGAAGAACCTCACAGAGGCAAGTATCCAATCGCCGTCCTGCTTTATAA